The genomic region GTAAAGCGATCATCCCGGATGATAAAGAGATCGAAGAAAATTCAAGAGCAAGAAGTGCAAAAATGAGAACAGGAATTAAAGTATAAAGCTGAATGAGTGAACAGCCGATTGTGAATATTGAAACCGATTATTGACAAGCACAGTGAATTCACCATAAAGCAAATTGAGATAAAAATTTTGGCAAAAAGAACAACAAACCGCCCTCAGAAAAAGCTCACTTTTATAGACATTATAAAAGGAAACTTCCTGAACCGTGATGAGATCAAAACTCATTACAAATATTTTTTACTGTTGTTCGTCCTTATGATGGCAATGATTTACAGCAATCACCTTGTCAACAAGAAGATTAAAATTGTCAATGCACTAAAAGAAGAAACAGAAGAATATAAATCGAGAAACGCTTACGCCCAGAGTAAGCTGATCAAAGTAAAAATGGAATCGGAACTGGGGAAAGAAGTGGCAAAGGATTCATTGATGACCCTTGAAAACCATCCTCATAAACTCCTTATAAAACTAGACAGTACAGATGCAAAAACAAAATGAATACGATAACAAACGTAAAAAAACGTTAAGGTGGGGTTACCTCTTCGCAGTGGGAGCTCTATGCGTATTTGTGATGTTCCTCGCAAGAATAGTGATCCTGCAAAACACTAACGTTCAGGAAATTAAAGACGATTATATTAATAAAAATTACCGTGAAGCAACGCTAAAAGCTGCCCGCGGAAACCTCTTTGCTTCAGACGGATCAATTCTGGCCACAACCGTAATGCGCTACGACATCTATCTTGATTTCAAAACAATGAAAGATACGATCTACAGCAATAATATTGGTGCGCTGACAGATTCTTTAAGCAAAATGTTTGGAAAATCCAGAGGAGAATTCAGGCAAAAATTTGATGAGCAGAAGAAAAAGAAAAACCAGTACTATACTTTGGTAAAAGGTCTTGATTTTGACCAGTACGACAGAATCAGGAACTTCCCGATCTTTAAAAGAGGTAAAAATAAAGGCGGATTTATTGTAGACAGAAATTATAAGAGAGAGCTTGCCACGTCCGAAATCGGAGCCGGAACCATCGGAATGGACAATGGCGAAGTGAAGGCAGGGCTGGAAGGCGCTTTTTCAAAATATCTTACCGGAACCGATGGTAAAAGACTGGAGCAGAGAATCAACTCATCCCAATGGAAACCTATCGATTACTGGAAAGTAAAAGAACCGGTGGATGGAGAAGACGTTTATACAACCCTAGACCTTAGAATTCAGGACATTGCACACTCCGCATTAGAGAAGCAATTAATCACCTTTGAAGCCAAGCACGGAACAGTAATCGTGATGGAAACGGAAACCGGAAAAGTAAAAGCCTTGGTTAACCTGAGAAGAACAGATTCAGGAGAATATGAAGACTCATACAACTATGCGTTAAAAGACAATATCGAACCCGGCTCTACCTTTAAAACGATTTCTCTTTTGGCAGCAATGGATGATGGATTCATTGACGAAAACACAACCGTAAATGTAGGAGGAGGAGTCTGGACCTATGCCAAGCAAAGGATTTCAGACGGTCACGGCGGAGGAACCTATGATATAAGTGATGTTTTGGCAAAATCAAGTAACGTGGGAACTGCAAAACTTATTACAAAGTATTATGCAGACAAGCCACAAATATTCCTTGACCACCTGAAAAGATGGAAATTATTTGATAAAATGGATATCGAGCTTCCGGGAATTACAAAACCGAAAATCGTAACACCGCAAAATAAAAGATGGAACGCTGCAACACTCGCTTCTATTTCCTACGGATATTCATCAAATATTAACCTGTTACAGTTAACCACCTTTTATAACGGGGTTGCCAACGGCGGCAAAATGCTTAAACCTCTATTCATCGATAAAATCATGAAAGACGGAAAAGTAATGTACAGCGCTAAACCTGAAGTAATGGTGAATAAAATGGCCTCTGAAAAAGCCATTAAAATGATGACCAGTGCACTCACCAAAGCCGTAGAAAAAGGAACCGGACGAAGCATCTTTACTCCCAACCTGAAAATGGCAGGAAAAACAGGAACCGCAAGGTTTGAATACTGGCTGCCTGGCCCGATGAAGTACCGCGCCTCATTTGCCGGTTTTTATCCTGCCGATCATCCCAAATACACCTGTTATGTGATGATCAGCGAACCGAATACGGCAAAAGGATTTTACGGAGGTTCCGTTTCAGCGCCTGTATTTAAGGAAATTGCAGGAAAAACATTCCTGAAAACGCCTCAGAATATTGAAAAAGAAATGCTTGTAGACAGAAAGGTAAACCTAAGCAAAATGGTGGAGCCTAATGTGAAAATAGCAGTAAATAATAAACAAATGCCAAGCGTGGTTGGACTGATTGGAAAAAACATCATCCCACAGCTGGAAAATTTAGGTTATAGAGTTGACTATAAAGGAGTTGGAAGAATCAAAGAACAGTTCCCATTGGAAGGCACGGTAATCAGCAAGAACCAGAGAATTTATTTGTCTCTGCAGAATTAAAATTAAAGACAGTCTTAAGACAATTAAAATGACAGGAATTCCTGTCGAGTATAAAAATGATAATAACAGAATTATTAAAGAGGATTCCGGTTTTAGAAATTCATGGTGATGATTCCCGTGAGATTTCGGAATTGGTTTTCGACAGCAGGAAGGTTACGGAAAACTCACTCTATATTGCAGTGAGAGGAACCGTTGCAGACGGACATTCATACATTGCATCATCTGTTGAAAAAGGTGCAAAAGCAGTAGTATGTGAAGAATTCCCGGAAACATTGAATGAAAATGTAACCTATGTGAAGGTAAAAGATTCATCTAAAGCTTTAGGACATTTAGCATCCAATTTCTATGGAAATCCATCCCAGAAACTTAAACTAATCGGAGTTACCGGAACCAATGGAAAAACCTCTGTATCTACCCTTCTTTTTGATGTATTCAAAAATTTAGGCTATGATTCAGCATTGCTTTCTACTGTAGAGATCAGAATCGGTGAGAAAATTATTCCCGCCACCCATACCACTCCTGATGTTATTACCATTAATAAAATTTTAGCCCAGGCAGTTGAAGAAGGCTGTGAATTTGCTTTTATGGAAGTAAGTTCCCACGGAATCAACCAGAACAGAATTGAAGGTCTGCATTTTAAAGTGGCCGGTTTCACCAATCTTACCCATGACCACCTGGACTATCATAAAACCTTCGATGAATATCTGAAAACGAAGAAAAGATTCTTTGATGAACTGGAAAATACTGCCGTAGCCATCACCAATGTAGATGACAAAAACGGAATGGTAATGCTTCAGAACACAAAGGCAAACAAAAAGTCTTACGCTCTGAAAACTATGGCAGATTACCACGGAAAATCCTTAGAAATTGATTTCAACGGAATGCTGCTGAACTTCAACGGAAAAGAATTCTGGACCACACTGACAGGAAAATTCAATGTTTACAACCTTCTGTTGGTTTTCGGAATTGCTTCAGAGCTTGGTTTTGAGCAGGATGAAATTTTACAGGCCATCAGTAAACTGAAAAGAGTTTCCGGAAGATTCGAAACCTTCAAATCGGACGGAGGAATTTTCTTCATCGTAGATTATGCACATACGCCGGATGCTCTGGAAAATATTCTGGACAGCATTAATGATATCAGAACAAAAAACGAAAGACTGATCACCGTTTTCGGATGCGGAGGCGACAGGGATCACTCGAAAAGGCCTGAAATGGGAAATATTGCCACTAAAAAATCAACACTGGCAATCATCACCTCAGACAATCCGAGAACAGAAGATCCTGCACAGATCATCAAAGAAATTGAAGCAGGTGTTGAACCTCAGAACTTCAGCAAATACACTTCAATTCCGGACAGAAAAGAAGCTATAAAAATGGCAATTAAGTTTGCAGAACCTAGAGATATTGTTTTAGTCGCCGGAAAAGGCCATGAAAACTATCAGGAAATTAATGGTGTAAAACATCATTTTGATGACAAAGAAACCATCAACGAGCTTTGGAAGCTAATGAGCAAATAAAATTAGATTAAAAAAGGAAACATGTTATACTATCTATACGAATATCTAACAAGCCAGGGAATCCATATTCCGGGATTAGGAATGCTGAAATACATTTCTTTCCGTGCCGGTATTGCCGTGCTTTTTTCTCTGATTATTGCTCTTGTATACGGAAAAAGGATCATCAACTACCTGCGTGCAAGACAGATGGGTGAGCTGGTACGTGACCTTGGATTGGACGGGCAAAAGCAGAAAGAAGGAACCCCAACTATGGGAGGGCTTATCATCATTATTGCAACCATTATTCCGGTGCTGCTCTTTACAAGAATTACCAATGTATATATTGTTCTGCTTCTGGTTTCAATGTTATGGATGGGTTCTATAGGTTTCCTTGATGATTATTTAAAGAAAATAAAGAAAAATAAAGACGGACTGAGCGGAAAGTTTAAAATCGTAGGCCAGGTCGGATTAGGGCTGATTGTCGGAATTACAATGTATTTCCACCCGGATATCACGGTGAAAAGAAAATATGCAGATGCAAAAGTGGTGAACAGAAACAATGTTGAGCAAAACTTTATGCCGACAGAAAAAATCACTGTTTCTACTGTGCCGTTTGCCAAAAACAATGAATTCGATTACAGCGGAATCCTGTTCTGGATGAATGATAAAGATGCTCACGAATGGGCATGGATTGTCTTTATCCCGATTGTTATTTTCATCGTAACAGCTGTATCAAACGGAGCCAATATCACAGACGGAATCGACGGCCTTGCCGCAGGAACCAGTGTAGTGATACTGCTCACCCTTGCCCTGTTTGCCTACCTTTCCGGAAACATCATCTTTGCAGATTACCTCAATATCATGTTCCTGCCGAATATGGGAGAGACAACCATTTTTGCCGTTGCGATGGTAGGTGCCGTGATCGGCTTCTTCTGGTACAATACCTATCCGGCGCAGGTTTTTATGGGAGACACAGGAAGTTTGATGCTTGGAGGGGTGATTGCCGTATTAGCCATTATTTTAAGAAAAGAACTTTTGATTCCTGTTTTATGTGGAATCTTCCTGATTGAAAACATATCTGTCATGCTACAGGTGGTTGTTTTCAAATACAGAAAAAAGAAATACGGGTTGGAATATGCCCAGAATAACAGGTTTTTCAGAATGTCACCATTACACCACCATTATCAGAAGGGAGGCTTCCATGAAAGTAAGATCGTAAACAGAATGATCATCATCGGGGTAATGCTGGCTATTGTATGCCTGATCACATTAAAAATGAGATAACCAATCATTTAAATATTGAAGAATTTAAAAAATTTTGAATCATTAAATCCTTCAATCATTAAATTATAAATAAATATGAAAATAGTTGTTTTAGGAGGTGGAGAGAGCGGATGCGGAGCTGCTTATTTAGCGAAAAAACAAGGTCTGGAAGTTTTTCTTTCAGACAAAGGAGCTATTAAGGATAACTATAAGCAGTTTTTAACCGAAAATGAAATTGAATTTGAAGAAGGAAACCACAACGAAGAAAGAATTTTAAATGCCGACTGGATCGTAAAAAGCCCGGGAATTCCAAAAAAAGCAGAGATCATTCATAAAATTCATGACAAAGGAATCAGACTTTCCTCTGAAATTGAATTTGCTTCAGAATATACCGATGCCAAGATCATAGCCATTACAGGAAGCAACGGAAAAACAACAACAACTTCCCTGATCTACTACATCCTGAAAAATGACGGATTAAACGTAGGACTGGGAGGAAACATAGGATACAGTTTTGCCAGACAGGTTGCTGATGAAAACCATGAATATTATGTCCTGGAAGTAAGTTCATTCCAATTAGATGATATTCAGAACTTCAGACCTTATATTTCTCTGTTGCTGAACCTGTCTCAGGATCACCTGGACCAGTACAACTACAACTATGAGGAATATGCTTTAGCCAAGTTCAGAATTGCTGAAAATCAGGAAAACGACAATTTCTTCATCTACAACAAAGATGATGAAATGAGCAAAAACATTCTTGAAAAATTAGAAATTAAGGCAAAGATGATCCCTTTCTCTACGAAAGAGAAATTATCTGAAGGAGGTTTTATTGATGGTGATCAGATCGTGGTAAAAGTACAGGACGAATTCTCAATGAAAATTGATGAACTTTCTCTTCTTGGAAATCACAATGTTGCCAATAGTTTAGCCGCGTCTATAGCCGGTAAAATATTGAAAATCAACAACGAAAGCATCAGAAATTCCCTGATGACTTTCCAGGCGGTAGAACACAGGCTTGAATTCGTAACGGAAACCAACGGTGTAAAATACATCAACGATAGCAAGGCAACCAATGTAAATGCAACCTATTACGCCCTGGAAAGTATGAAAACCCCAACAGTCTGGATCGTAGGAGGATTGGATAAAGGAAATGATTATACAGAAATTGAAGAGCTCGTTAAAAGAAAAGTAAAAGCAATTGTCTGCTTAGGAATAGATAACACGAAGATCATAGACTTCTTTAAAGATAAAAAGGAATTCATCTATGATACTTCAAGTATGGAAGAAGCCGTGAAAATATCAAAATCACTGGCAAAAAGCGGAGATACCGTTTTACTTTCTCCATGCTGTGCAAGTTTTGACCTTTTCAAAAGCTACGAAGACAGGGGAAAACAGTTTAAAGAACAGGTATTAAAAGAAATGTAAAAAGGATGAATGTATTAATGATTAAAAGCTAATTGCAAAATCATAAATACATTGTACATCAATACATGAATACAAAAAATATGGACGAACAGAACACAGAAAACAGAATTGAATTTCTAAAGGGCGATAAAGTACTTTGGATGGTTATCCTTGTGATCTCCATTTTCTCTATCTTCCCTGTATATTCTGCAAGTTCAAATCTGGAATATATAGTGAATAACGGAACCACTACAGGTCACGTTATCAAACATATGTTCTTTGTGGTACTGGGTCTGGTGATCATGAGGGTTGTTGGAGTCATAAAGTATGAGTACATCGGAAAGCTCAGCAGCATTCTGCTTGGTTTAATGATTGTGCTACTCGTAGTCACTATGTTTACAGGACAGACCATTGATGGGGCCAGTGCTTCAAGATGGCTGAAAATCCCCGGAACA from Chryseobacterium shigense harbors:
- a CDS encoding FtsL-like putative cell division protein, with the protein product MAKRTTNRPQKKLTFIDIIKGNFLNRDEIKTHYKYFLLLFVLMMAMIYSNHLVNKKIKIVNALKEETEEYKSRNAYAQSKLIKVKMESELGKEVAKDSLMTLENHPHKLLIKLDSTDAKTK
- a CDS encoding penicillin-binding transpeptidase domain-containing protein, encoding MQKQNEYDNKRKKTLRWGYLFAVGALCVFVMFLARIVILQNTNVQEIKDDYINKNYREATLKAARGNLFASDGSILATTVMRYDIYLDFKTMKDTIYSNNIGALTDSLSKMFGKSRGEFRQKFDEQKKKKNQYYTLVKGLDFDQYDRIRNFPIFKRGKNKGGFIVDRNYKRELATSEIGAGTIGMDNGEVKAGLEGAFSKYLTGTDGKRLEQRINSSQWKPIDYWKVKEPVDGEDVYTTLDLRIQDIAHSALEKQLITFEAKHGTVIVMETETGKVKALVNLRRTDSGEYEDSYNYALKDNIEPGSTFKTISLLAAMDDGFIDENTTVNVGGGVWTYAKQRISDGHGGGTYDISDVLAKSSNVGTAKLITKYYADKPQIFLDHLKRWKLFDKMDIELPGITKPKIVTPQNKRWNAATLASISYGYSSNINLLQLTTFYNGVANGGKMLKPLFIDKIMKDGKVMYSAKPEVMVNKMASEKAIKMMTSALTKAVEKGTGRSIFTPNLKMAGKTGTARFEYWLPGPMKYRASFAGFYPADHPKYTCYVMISEPNTAKGFYGGSVSAPVFKEIAGKTFLKTPQNIEKEMLVDRKVNLSKMVEPNVKIAVNNKQMPSVVGLIGKNIIPQLENLGYRVDYKGVGRIKEQFPLEGTVISKNQRIYLSLQN
- a CDS encoding UDP-N-acetylmuramoyl-L-alanyl-D-glutamate--2,6-diaminopimelate ligase; translation: MIITELLKRIPVLEIHGDDSREISELVFDSRKVTENSLYIAVRGTVADGHSYIASSVEKGAKAVVCEEFPETLNENVTYVKVKDSSKALGHLASNFYGNPSQKLKLIGVTGTNGKTSVSTLLFDVFKNLGYDSALLSTVEIRIGEKIIPATHTTPDVITINKILAQAVEEGCEFAFMEVSSHGINQNRIEGLHFKVAGFTNLTHDHLDYHKTFDEYLKTKKRFFDELENTAVAITNVDDKNGMVMLQNTKANKKSYALKTMADYHGKSLEIDFNGMLLNFNGKEFWTTLTGKFNVYNLLLVFGIASELGFEQDEILQAISKLKRVSGRFETFKSDGGIFFIVDYAHTPDALENILDSINDIRTKNERLITVFGCGGDRDHSKRPEMGNIATKKSTLAIITSDNPRTEDPAQIIKEIEAGVEPQNFSKYTSIPDRKEAIKMAIKFAEPRDIVLVAGKGHENYQEINGVKHHFDDKETINELWKLMSK
- the mraY gene encoding phospho-N-acetylmuramoyl-pentapeptide-transferase; translated protein: MLYYLYEYLTSQGIHIPGLGMLKYISFRAGIAVLFSLIIALVYGKRIINYLRARQMGELVRDLGLDGQKQKEGTPTMGGLIIIIATIIPVLLFTRITNVYIVLLLVSMLWMGSIGFLDDYLKKIKKNKDGLSGKFKIVGQVGLGLIVGITMYFHPDITVKRKYADAKVVNRNNVEQNFMPTEKITVSTVPFAKNNEFDYSGILFWMNDKDAHEWAWIVFIPIVIFIVTAVSNGANITDGIDGLAAGTSVVILLTLALFAYLSGNIIFADYLNIMFLPNMGETTIFAVAMVGAVIGFFWYNTYPAQVFMGDTGSLMLGGVIAVLAIILRKELLIPVLCGIFLIENISVMLQVVVFKYRKKKYGLEYAQNNRFFRMSPLHHHYQKGGFHESKIVNRMIIIGVMLAIVCLITLKMR
- the murD gene encoding UDP-N-acetylmuramoyl-L-alanine--D-glutamate ligase; its protein translation is MKIVVLGGGESGCGAAYLAKKQGLEVFLSDKGAIKDNYKQFLTENEIEFEEGNHNEERILNADWIVKSPGIPKKAEIIHKIHDKGIRLSSEIEFASEYTDAKIIAITGSNGKTTTTSLIYYILKNDGLNVGLGGNIGYSFARQVADENHEYYVLEVSSFQLDDIQNFRPYISLLLNLSQDHLDQYNYNYEEYALAKFRIAENQENDNFFIYNKDDEMSKNILEKLEIKAKMIPFSTKEKLSEGGFIDGDQIVVKVQDEFSMKIDELSLLGNHNVANSLAASIAGKILKINNESIRNSLMTFQAVEHRLEFVTETNGVKYINDSKATNVNATYYALESMKTPTVWIVGGLDKGNDYTEIEELVKRKVKAIVCLGIDNTKIIDFFKDKKEFIYDTSSMEEAVKISKSLAKSGDTVLLSPCCASFDLFKSYEDRGKQFKEQVLKEM